The region caggtagttagtgcatggaccatctgacatggaagccaggacaacttaactgctggcggaggaccctcaatattccagtcagtttgacagtaggtttccaatgaaaatgagttaccctactggaagaaagagaactgtgaagacctgtgtactgccttgggtgtctgtgtgaagtgacttggacacctggaagagaaagaataaaataacaaaagcaagcatacatggggagctccctttcataccagtcAATCATaaaacacaattactcaataggccaaacacacgaaaaggtatccaaggtgcaatatgtatggacaagtgtgaatgttagttatgactatgtgtagcaactacggtgtgtagggacaagacagaggtgaacagacactggaaacaaaaggaaaggaaatacaaaagacaacaaatactgcgaggtctggaggaggattggctcacataactctgaagacatctgaagaaaactggctccaatattctttccagctgtagatataataatcCTATACATGGAGAAACTAGAAgattcttctgaaaaatacactctttagaaaatacacttttttttttttttttaaaaatagactttctctgaggctatagatataaatatgtaagctgacttctttactcagaggaggaggaaactgtctgactctgacatgaaaatatacactgtgagaaaatactttttcaaaagacacactttactctgagactatctaaatgacttttctgtTTACTCAGAggtaagaaaatatatatataagactctgacatgaaaatagacttttgactactgaagtgcaatactgaagtgcaataataaacctctgacaatcacataatctggaaaatgctttaggaagggatggataagtgtctctgtgtggtagagtctctttaggcaatatacaccatcatccatgtaaaggctctgggacaggcactagagaacagtttgggtcaatgagtgtccatcagcacatagctgggtgataataaggaaacttggtcaggaggaccaggcacgaaccttgaacgttgcatagaacTTAATCACACAGGAACCAcaacaaaacaggaacagtttaaggactttggtctctgtagcgaattATTGTGAAGAGGCGggaggaacctcattaggccccttctccttcctctgcttcttcttctcccacGGGTAGTAGAAGCGTGGAGGGCCCGGAGCAGAAGCATCGCTGGAGACAGTGGTGACCACAATGCATTATAGGTGACGGTAGTAGAAGCGTTGGTGGCTTTAGCCACGGCTGTGGAAGAGGCAGTGTTAGCTGCTGTGGACTGCCCTGCTGTAGTGGGAGCTGCAGGTGCCGCAGTGGGCATGGCGGTCGCAGCTTTAGTGGCAGGCGGCAGgacagcgagggcctgctgaatgtccttgaTCAGCTGTATAATCTTAGGCCCACGCCTGAGCacccattgcggcaggggcggcgaatcacgccctggaggccgcCACAGACCGGGGGACACTGGAGCCTTGGCCGAGTCCTTTACTTTGAGGCCCGGGACGGGGGACAAGAAAGTCGTTTCACTTACATACGGACCGCCCTCCGGTGACGTGGATCGTCCGGTAGAGAAGGCTGAGTCCGAGGCACTGGAACGGTCCGGTTTCGGCGAGATGCTGGCACCAGGTGTGGATTCCCCGTCTTGAGTAGCGGAGGACGGAGTGGAGGCCTGGCTGAGACTTTCGTCGTCCAACGGGGCAgcgccccagctggtgtcgctgtaggatgggagcggtgctagcaggcggGCAGGATTGCTTTCTGGcagcaggcaaacgtttctcaagtatcttagttgcccctagcaaccaatcagattccacctttcattcctcacagattttttgagaaatgaaaagtggaatctgattggttgcaactaagacaattctactttacaccagtttgataaatctccccttgtgtggcagtattatattacactgtatagcAATATGATCTAGCactatgtggtagtattatattacactgtatagcAATATGATCTAGGTACTATGTAGTAgtattatattacactgtatagcAATATGATCTAGGCactatgtggtagtattatattacactgtatagcagtattatgtgggcactatgtagtattatattatactgtatggctatgttcacacaacatatattttcgtaaatgtacagccgttgttgcaatcggcaacaacggccgtactttgtacgaaaacataAGTTGCcgtgccttctatgggatcccggccactggggggcaccatttgccttctctgcctagcacactaaaactccttgtcccggccctgcttgtTCACCCCACACATGCCGTATCCTGATATCAGGGGATGTCTATGGGTTATATGTGTTGTGCTGTGCGGTCAGGTGTGCATCACTCTGACAATCTGCTCTTTTTCCAGACGGGGAACGTGTCTCAGGCGTTATACCTCTCCAGGGAGTGTCTGCTGTACGGTATGTGAACAATCCGCCATCTCTGTGCTGTATGAAGCGTCACCCTCCAGTCTATAGTCAGGGAATAGGATCCGCTGCTGCGCGATGTAGTGTTTACAATACAAATCTATGcatggaaaccatcaacaagcaggAAAGCTGCTCATTTTGATTTAAGTatggcgccacccctgtcctcaggtcatgtgtggtaGTGCAGGTCATCTACTTcattggcacagggctgcagtaACAATCACACACCAAGGAAAGGTGTGGCGCTATTTCTAGAAGACTGGTATCCTGTATGGTCCCTGTGTTAACCCTTCATTTACCGAATGAGAACAGAATACATCACGCTGTCTCCTCTAAGAATAGAATAAGTGGTATAATATTGGCCACATCATGAATTCCATGTAAAAcattatacagctatacagtaTTCCTCTATCAAAACTGCAATTCTGGAATTCTATTCATGAAcaaggaggctcaggatgagcagagcGATGAGtctcctctctatttttctccatAGATCCTTATAACATGAGAATGGCTCAGAATATCGTCAAATACGAACAAATCCTAGATGAGACTCCGGCTACAGAAGAAGTGGAGGAATCGAGTCTGCCGAGGCCGAACGTCACCCATCTGAGGACACGGGACCTGTACGAGGGGCTCTGCCAGACCATGGGGACACAGGTACAGGCAATATAACAGATATGCCAGGGACCTGAGCACCAGTGATGTCACCTGATGCcgtatctgatgacatcactgatcttACTGATACACCATGGAGAAACCCTCTAACCGTGCTGGTGTAGGCCACCTATACTGGGAGGGCCCATACTGCTGTACTGTGATGTATGAGCTGCTATCAGAGGTTCCTCCATCACCCAtcatctctctctgtctcttcagCCCTTTCATTATAAGAATCCAAGACTCCTGTGCTCCTATGAGACAAACAGCAGCCCATATCTCATCCTCCATCCCCTGAAGAAGGAGGTGGTGAACCTGACTCCCTACGTTGTTCTCTACCATGACTTTGTCAGCGACTACGAGGCAGAAAAGATCAAGAAATTTTCTGCTCCATGGGTGAGTAGAAGATAGGGCAAACCCCATCAAAACATAATCCAGGGCTGCACTTACATGATTtattctgtattatactgcagagctgcactcactattctgctggtagggtcactgtgtacatacattacattactgatcctgtactgatcctgagcaaCATCCTGTAttgttctccagagctgcactcactattctgctggtggggtcactgtgtacatacattacattactgatcctgagttacatcctgtattatactgcagagctgcactcactattctgctggtggggtcactgtgtacatacattactgatcctgagttacatcctgtattatactccagagctgcgctcactattctgctggtggggtcactgtgtacatacattacattactgatcctgagttacatcctgtattatactccagagctgcactcactattctgctggtggggtcactgtgtacatacattacattactgatcctgagttacatcctgtattatactgcagagctgcactcactattctgctggtggggtcactgtgtacatacattacattactgatcctgagttacatcctgtattatactgcagagctgcactcactattctgctggtggggtcactgtgtacatacattactgatcctgagttacatcttgtattatactccagagctgcgctcactattctgctggtggggtcactgtgtacatacattacattactgatcctgagttacatcctgtattatactccagagctgcactcactattctgctggtgggggcactgtgtacatacattacgttactgatcctgagttacatcctgtattatactccagaactgcactcactattctgccggtggggtcactgtgtacatacattacattactgatcctgtattatactccagagctgtgctcactattctgctgtgtaCACAGCTCCTCTGGAGTAGTCTAGGACTTTCCTCATTGCTCATTCCTAGAGGTCGGGTTGGTCTGGATCCACCATTTTTTTCTTGCTGCTCATGAGATTTGGCTGTGACCCCAGACAGAGAGAAGGATGAGGAGGAAACATAAAACGCCCTATAAAAGCGCAATGGTTGTCAAACATTCCTCTAGTAAAATTCATTTCAGCCTTGTCTTATCTGTAatatggaaagctgggtgacatccagtATAACTGGAATTATAtcatcatccagctttcctacagTCCTGAACAGCATAGCTGCCAGTCGTACATCTCTGCTCTCATATAACTTCTCctgtcaggagtctgggaaagttgGATGAAGGATGGGAAATGCCCCTTACTGTAATGTAGTTAATAATTTTTGACCTTTTATTACTCACCTGCTCCATAGCATGTAATAAAAAAGTGTCACGCTGTCTCCAGCTGCAGCGGTCGGTGGTGGCCTCCGGTGTCCGGCAGGAGCAGGCGGAGTACAGGATCAGCAAAAGGTAATGAGGTTCCCTGGGGTTCCTGTATAAGACTGCCAGGAGGAGTTGTAGAGGTGATGGAACATTGTGCAGTCCCCAGTTATCACCACTAGTGGGCAGCAGTGACAATAGAGAGGTCTTCCTAGTGTCAGCATCCTGGCTAGTCCaagggtggactagatggaccaagaaGTCTTCTTCTACTCATAATCTTTTAAGAGTGCAGATTACACATTTTGTAGCATAGCAATAATACAGCTCAACTCGGGTTGTGCTACCTTTAACCAAAATTAAAAATTTTGGGCTACTACAGACTCCCCCTCTTAAGAAAAGTCATTCCCAATGTATTGGATGGTGGAGGACAAATCTTAGGAATTAGAAACAGTTATAAAACATTAATAATTTCTGAAAAAATTAATTAAGGCACAAAGCCTACAGTCCTTAAGGTACAGCAGAGATCACTCTGATGTACCTTAACCCTGGATGAACGGCTGTAGCTAAATAGTCCATGGGTACAAAGTGCCATAGTGTCCATGTAACAGTGACAGTTACGGTGCTCCCCCATAGCAGTAGCAGACAGTAATCGCCCACGATTAAAATATTCCCCACTACACATGGCAAACAGTCCCGGTAGGTATGCCAGTCTCACTGCTTCCATAACAATGCCCTCTATTCACCCTGCAATGAAGCCAACTATCCTGGTGTATTGCAGTGCCTGGCTAAAGGACACAATTGACCCAATCATCAAAAATCTGGACGTCCGCATCGCAGCAGCCACCGGATTACATGCCAAAGCTCCATACGCCGAGTATCTTCAGGTGGTCAATTACGGCATTGGGGGGCACTACGAGCCACACTTTGACCACGCTACGGTATGTCATAGAGGCCTGGGTGCTGCATGCAACACTTCTTTCTATCAGACATATGGTTCCAGTCATGGATGAAGTAGAGATATGGTGGAGTgtaactgcaggatcagactacactgggtttgtttgtagtctgttgccatggtGATAAATAGGTCTGCATTAGACAAATTAATTTTTAATTGTCTGTATACAAAGTTTCTTCATTTTTTGGTTGGGAACATGCCCTTTAAGTGTTCTAATGTCTTGTCTCTCTGACACATCTCACTTCAGTCCAGGAAGAGCCCCGTGTACCGAACCAACACCGGGAACAGAATGGCCACCCTCATGATTTATGTAAGTCCCTTCTGTTTCCTGAGATCACTGCCTCCATCTAGAGGTAATTCCTCGGGAACCCCTGGAAGTCACCTCTAGCCCCGCCAGCAGAGGGAGCTATATAGCCCATTAGCTTCTCTACACCACCCCCCACACTATTCTTAGTGGAATGACCCTGCCCTGCTGTATAAATGAGTGGGCGGAGACATTGGGGGTGTAATAAGtatcatatatattatagaggaggagggatcTCATGCACTCATTATTCCTTCTTCTATATTTCAGCTCAGTTCTGTAGACTTGGGAGGATCTACCGCATTCATATACGCCAACTTCAGTACTCCTGTTGTAAAGGTATGtgaatatattatatgtgtgttatagagcagtatatattatacatgtgtGGTATATGAAGGAATATATTATACTTGTGGTATATGATGGTATATATCATACATGTGTGGTATAGGGCAGTATATATTACACATGTGTGGTATAGAgcggtatatattatacatgtgtggtatagggcggtatatattatacatgtgtaatatagggctgtatataatatatctgtatggtATATATCATACATGTGTGGTATAGGGCAGTATATATTACACATGTGTGGTATAGAgcggtatatattatacatgtgtggtatagggcggtatatattatacatgtgtAATATAGGGCTGTGTATATTATACCTGTatggtatatattatacatgtgtaatatagagcagtatatattatacatcatgtgttatagagcagtatatattatacatgtgtGGTATAGAgcggtatatattatacatgtgtGGTATAGGGTGGTATGTATTATACATGTGTAATATAGGgtggtatatattatacatgtgtggtatagggtggtatatagtatacatgtgTGGTATAgggcggtatatattatacatgtgtGGTATATTTTTTACATGTGTGGTATATGATGGTATATATCATACATGTGtggtatagggctgtatatattacacaTGTGTGATATAgggcggtatatattatacatgtgtgttatagagcaggatgtATTTTACATGTGTGATATAGGGCGATATATTATACATGTGTGGTATAGGCAGTATATATTATTTATGTGTTGTATAGgtcagtatatattatacatgtgtGGTATATGATGGTATATATCATACATGTGTGGTATAGGGCAGTATATGTGATACATATGTGGTATAGGGCGATATATATTACACATGTGTGGTATAGGTCGGTATATGTTATGCatgtgtgatatagaggggtataTATTATGCATGTGTGACATAGGGCGGTATATATTATGCATGTGTGATATAGGGCGGTATATATTATGCATGTGTGATATAGGGCGGTATATATTATACTTTTGTGATATAGGGCGGTATATATTATACTTTTGTGATATAGGGcggtatatatatcatacatgtgTGATATAGAGCAGTATATGTTATACATGTGTGGTATagggcagtatatattatacatgtgtGATATAGGGCGGTATATATTATGCATGTGTGATATAgggcggtatatattatacatgtgtGGTATAGAGCGGTATATATTATACTTTTGTGATATAGGGCGGTATATATATCATTCATGTGTGATATAGAGCAGTATATGTTATACATGTGTGGTATAgggcggtatatattatacatgtgtggtatagggcagtatatattatatatgtgtggtaTAGAGAAGTCAGTATACAATATATTATAACCTTCTTTCCTCTTGTACAGAATGCAGCAGTGTTCTGGTGGAATCTCCACAGGAATGGTGATGGTGATGAGGACACGCTGCACGCCGGGTGCCCGGTGCTGGTCGGAAGTAAATGGGGTGAGAGGAATCAATGTGTACTAGAGAGAGTTATTATATCACAGCCTCAGGGATTGGCCTTGGTATAACTCTGTAGACATGATATTAGGCTGGAACCCATGTAAGATACCGTTGTTGACCATCTAGAAACCCGGCCTTTACCAAACAATACTGGAGCGTGGCCCCTTCTGCTTACAACCAATGGGGTCAGATTTCCGTACATTTTTGGGGCCAGTCATCTCATGTTGCATTTATATAATGGATGGGAATACATACTATAGCTCACATACACTCGGGGGCTCCTGAGCTAGGAACCTCCAACACTCCGGATACCCAGGGCAGGACGGGTGCGAGAGTCTTATCATGGGAACCTCTGACACACAGCTCACAATACTTTACCCCTCGGTTGGAGGGTTCGTCTAAGCTCACGGACCCCCCCTTGGAGTGAGGACCATCTTGTCTTCTGTGGTGTCTCAGGTATCTCCAGGGATCCTTGGAATTCTCCAAATCTTACTTTTTTTGTGTCGTATCTTTCCACAGTGGCGAACAAATGGATCCACGAGTACGGGCAAGAGTTTAATAGACCGTGCGGCCTGAACCCTGGAGATTAGGGAAACGGAGAGGACAGGTGAACGTCCTAGGCAATGAGGAGAGCGCCATGGCTCCGGAGAGGATCGGTGAACGTCCTAAGAGATGAGGAGAGTGTCATGGCTCCGGAGAGGATCGGTGAACGTCCTAAGAGATGAGGAGAGTGTCATGGCTCCGGAGAGGACAAGTGAACGTCCTAAGAGATGAGGAGAGCATCGTGGCTCCAGAGAGGACAAGTGAACGTCCTAAGAGATGAGGAGAGCGTCATAGCTCCGGAGAGGACAAGTGAACGTCCTAAGAGCTGAGGAGAGCATCGTGGCTCCAGAGAGGACAAGTGAACGTCCTAAGAGATGAGGAGAGCGTCATAGCTCCGGAGAGGACAGGTGAACGTCCTAAGAGATGAGGAGAGCGTCATAGCTCCGGAGAGGACAGGTGAACGTCCTAGGAGATCGTCATGGCTCCAGAGAGGATTGGTGAACGTCCTAGGAGATCGTCATGGCTCCGGAGAGGACAGATGAACGTCCTAAGAGATGAAGAAAGTGTCATGGCTCCGGAGAGGACAAGTGAACGTCCTAGGAGCTGAGGAGAGCATCGTGGCTGCAGAGAGGACAGGTGAACGTCCTAGGAGATGAGGAGATAGTCATGACTCTGGAGAGGACAAGTGAACGTCCTAAGAGATGAGAAGAGTGTCATGGCTCCAGAGAGGACAGGTGAAAGTCCTAGGACATGAGGAGAGTGTCATGGCTCCAGAGAGGACAAGTGAACGTTCTAGGAGATGAGAGTGTCATGGCTCCAGATGAGATTGACAGAGGAGCCAAGAGGGGACTGTCAGTAGACATCCTCCCAGCCTGGATGGACAGGACCTGGTGGTCATCCTAGTTGTATTCCACGTCCCAAAACCATTCATGATTTTGGATGATCTAGATGCATTTAAACACACAGAACTGTCCAGGATCTGGTGTGATCTGTGGAT is a window of Dendropsophus ebraccatus isolate aDenEbr1 chromosome 5, aDenEbr1.pat, whole genome shotgun sequence DNA encoding:
- the P4HA3 gene encoding prolyl 4-hydroxylase subunit alpha-3 isoform X3; translation: MQRFYNKVSALHHTTANPVSDPVSAFTLIKRLQSEWMNVVNNLENNENVRVLKDGYEKMEEKLPVLEDVAGAAKALMRLQDVYSLNVKGLTRGVFQRGPSSQLRVLYKPDQDSSMSADDCFHIGKVAYDMEDFYHSIPWLEEAVTMYRDSYGRWLMEDQGSLEEALDYLAFSYYKTGNVSQALYLSRECLLYDPYNMRMAQNIVKYEQILDETPATEEVEESSLPRPNVTHLRTRDLYEGLCQTMGTQPFHYKNPRLLCSYETNSSPYLILHPLKKEVVNLTPYVVLYHDFVSDYEAEKIKKFSAPWLQRSVVASGVRQEQAEYRISKSAWLKDTIDPIIKNLDVRIAAATGLHAKAPYAEYLQVVNYGIGGHYEPHFDHATSRKSPVYRTNTGNRMATLMIYLSSVDLGGSTAFIYANFSTPVVKNAAVFWWNLHRNGDGDEDTLHAGCPVLVGSKWVANKWIHEYGQEFNRPCGLNPGD
- the P4HA3 gene encoding prolyl 4-hydroxylase subunit alpha-3 isoform X1 gives rise to the protein MGAGVWVGFLLSLTTMAVSSGDMYSSMQTVQEALDTEKVLLQHLGSYLEEETIRLSELRRFYNKVSALHHTTANPVSDPVSAFTLIKRLQSEWMNVVNNLENNENVRVLKDGYEKMEEKLPVLEDVAGAAKALMRLQDVYSLNVKGLTRGVFQRGPSSQLRVLYKPDQDSSMSADDCFHIGKVAYDMEDFYHSIPWLEEAVTMYRDSYGRWLMEDQGSLEEALDYLAFSYYKTGNVSQALYLSRECLLYDPYNMRMAQNIVKYEQILDETPATEEVEESSLPRPNVTHLRTRDLYEGLCQTMGTQPFHYKNPRLLCSYETNSSPYLILHPLKKEVVNLTPYVVLYHDFVSDYEAEKIKKFSAPWLQRSVVASGVRQEQAEYRISKSAWLKDTIDPIIKNLDVRIAAATGLHAKAPYAEYLQVVNYGIGGHYEPHFDHATSRKSPVYRTNTGNRMATLMIYLSSVDLGGSTAFIYANFSTPVVKNAAVFWWNLHRNGDGDEDTLHAGCPVLVGSKWVANKWIHEYGQEFNRPCGLNPGD
- the P4HA3 gene encoding prolyl 4-hydroxylase subunit alpha-3 isoform X2; this translates as MSAKFYNKVSALHHTTANPVSDPVSAFTLIKRLQSEWMNVVNNLENNENVRVLKDGYEKMEEKLPVLEDVAGAAKALMRLQDVYSLNVKGLTRGVFQRGPSSQLRVLYKPDQDSSMSADDCFHIGKVAYDMEDFYHSIPWLEEAVTMYRDSYGRWLMEDQGSLEEALDYLAFSYYKTGNVSQALYLSRECLLYDPYNMRMAQNIVKYEQILDETPATEEVEESSLPRPNVTHLRTRDLYEGLCQTMGTQPFHYKNPRLLCSYETNSSPYLILHPLKKEVVNLTPYVVLYHDFVSDYEAEKIKKFSAPWLQRSVVASGVRQEQAEYRISKSAWLKDTIDPIIKNLDVRIAAATGLHAKAPYAEYLQVVNYGIGGHYEPHFDHATSRKSPVYRTNTGNRMATLMIYLSSVDLGGSTAFIYANFSTPVVKNAAVFWWNLHRNGDGDEDTLHAGCPVLVGSKWVANKWIHEYGQEFNRPCGLNPGD